Genomic DNA from Pelagicoccus enzymogenes:
GACGACACCGAGATCGTGATCGACTCCAACTTCGACGCCGACAATTCCATCGAGACCATCTCCGCGGACGGACACTCCGGAGTCACCGTCACGGGAGACTACTCCAACCAGACGCTCGACTTCTCCGAAACAAACCTCGACGGAATCGAGTCCATCTCCGGCGGAGCAGGACACGACACCGTAATCGGATCAGACGGGGACGACACCATCCTCGCATCCACCGGAAACGACAACCTCCACGGCGGAGCGGGCGACGACACATTCCTCTACACCCAGGGCGACGGAGCGGACGACTTCCACGGAGGCGAAGGGAACGACACCGTAAAGGCCACCGGAGACGACACCGAGATCGTGATCGACTCCAACTTCGACGCCGAAAACTCCATCGAGTCCATCTCCGCGGACGGACACTCCGGAGTCACCGTCACGGGAGACTACTCCAACCAGACGCTCGACTTCTCCGAAACAAACCTCGACGGAATCGAGTCCATCTCCGGCGGAGCAGGACACGACACCGTAATCGGTTCCGACGGGGACGACACCATTCTCGCATCCACCGGAAACGACAACCTCCACGGCGGCGCTGGGGACGACACATTCCTCTATACCCAGGGAGACGGAGCCGACGACTTCCACGGAGGCGAAGGAAACGACACCGTGAAGGCCACCGGAGACGACACCGAGATCGTGATCGACTCCGACTTCGACGCCGACAATTCCATCGAGACCATATCCGCCGAAGGACACTCGGGAGTCACCGTCACGGGAGACTACTCCAACCAGACGCTCGACTTCTCCGAAACAAACCTCGACGGAATCGAGTCCATCTCCGGCGGAGCAGGACACGACACCGTAATCGGATCCGACGGGGACGACACCATCCTCGCATCCACCGGAAACGACAACCTCCACGGCGGCGCTGGGGACGACACATTCCTCTATACCCAGGGAGACGGAGCCGACGACTTCCACGGAGGCGAAGGAAACGACACCGTGAAGGCCACCGGAGACGACACCGAGATCGTGATCGACTCCGACTTCGACGCCGACAATTCCATCGAGACCATCTCCGCGGACGGACACTCCGGAGTCACCGTCACCGGAGACTACTCCAACCAGACGCTCGACTTCTCCGAAACCAACCTCGACGGAATCGAGTCCATCTCCGGAGGGGCCGGACACGACACCGTAATCGGTTCGCGCGGCAACGACACCTTGAAAGGAGGAAGCGGAACCGATACACTCGAACTAGAAGGAGTCCGGTCAGAATACCACGTGACAGACAACGGTGACGGAACCTACACCGTTGAAGATCTCGTTAGCGGGCGCGGAGGAATAGACATCGTCTCCGAGTTCGAAAACTTCCGCTTTGCAGACGGTACATTCGATGCAGTAGAGGTGCTCAACGACACCCCCACTCTCGACTCAGAAATCGCCGACCAGACCACCGACGAGGACGCCGCGTTCAGCCTCGACATCTCTTCGAGCTTCTCGGACGTCGACGAAGGGGACACGCTCAGCTACTCCGCCACCCTCGAAAACGGTGACCCGCTGCCAAGCTGGCTTTCCATCGATTCGACAACAGGCGTCCTCTCCGGAACGCCAGAAAACGGCGACGTAGGCACCCTTTCAGTTACCGTCACCGCCACGGACTCCACAGGAGCAACCGCATCCGACACCTTCGGTATCCAAGTCGAAAATACAAACGACGGTCCGACTGTCATCCAGAGCAATCAAGCCGGATTGAAGGCATCGTACTTCAATCTAGGATCCAGCCCATCCCAGCTCTCGGACATAGATTTCGATGCGACGCCGGACTATATAGACACAGTGGAGAACGTTGATTTCTTCCTAGGCGGGGGAGCGGTCTACGAAGGTGGCCCTTCTGACAATGTCGCCATCAAATACGAGGGAAACATCCAAATCGACGCATCCGGTTCTTGGAACTTCAGGGTGTCTGGCGACGACGGATTCAGGCTCTTTGTCGACGGACAAGAGGTCGTCGATCTCGACGGGTTGCACTCTCACCAGTCCGCCACTGGCAACATCGAACTGACTGAAGGACAGCACAGCGTCGAACTCATCTATTTCGAGCGCGGAGGCGACTCGAGCCTCAGGCTCGAATGGCAAGGGCCAAACGATAGCAGCTATTCTGTCATTTCCAGCGAATCGCTCTCCATTCCCGACTCCACAATCAACGCGAGCGAAGACTCCACGTTCAGCCTCGACACCTCATCGAGCTTCTCGGACGTCGACGAAGGGGACACGCTCACCTACTCCGCCACCCTCGAAAACGGCGACCCGCTGCCAAGCTGGCTCTCCATCGATTCGACAACAGGCATCCTCTCCGGAACACCCGAAAACGGCGATGTAGGCGCCCTTTCAGTTACCGTCACCGCCGTGGACTCAGCAGGTGCAACCGCATCCGACAGTTTCGGTATACAAGTCGAAAATACAAACGACGGCCCAACCGTATCTGCTATCGCCGACCAAACCACCGATGAAGACGCTGCGTTCAGCCTCGACATCTCTTCCAACTTCTCGGACGTCGACGAAGGGGACACGCTCACCTACTCCGCCACCCTCGAAAACGGTGCCCCCCTACCCAGCTGGCTCTCCATCGATTCTGCAACAGGCGTCCTCTCCGGAACGCCAGAAAACGGCGACGTAGGCGCCCTCTCAGTAACCGTCACCGCCACGGACTCCGCAGGCGCAACCGCATCCGACACCTTCGGTATCCAAGTCGAAAATACCAACGACGTCCCGACCGCGTCCGCCATATCGGATCAATCTGTTGACCGAGAAAATGCCTTTTCCCTCGATGTCTCCAGCAACTTCTCAGATGTCGACGTCGGCGATAGCCTCACCTACAGTGCCACTCTGGCCAACGGAGATCCCCTCCCAAGCTGGCTCAGCTTTAATACAAGCACGGGCCAATTTTCCGGCACACCCAGTCAAGACGACAGCGGTACGATCTCGGTAAAAGTCGTGGCGTCCGATGGCACAGCGATAGCAGAAGACACCTTCGACATTCAGGTCAACGCCACTGCCGTTCAAAGCGGCGACGGAGATGCCAACGCAATCTCCGGAGACGACTACGACGACGAAATTTCCGGCGGCAAGGGGTCCGACACCATCCAAGGCGGAGCCGGCAATGACACAATCTACGGCGACGATTCAGATGCAAATCCCACCACTGCTACGAACTTCATAATCAACGGTTCCTTTGAAGATGTTGCCGGAGGCAACAATCACTCCTGGGGTATATCCAAATCCTCAGTACAAGGTTGGACCGATGCGAACAGCACTGACTTCGAAATGCACGTATCAGGCTGGGAAGGCATGGATGCCGCGACAGACGGCGACTACTTCCTCGATATGGCTGAGTCGCCAGGTCGGATGGATATCAGTCAAACCGTCCAAGGCTTAACTGAAGACGCCAGCTATACGCTTTCCTTCGATGTGGGAGACAGGTCGGGCGACCTTTCCAACTCAATGCAGGTTTACTTCGGCGGTGAACTCATCGCCACAATCGATCCCCAGGCCCAAGATACTTGGGAGTCCTTTAGCTTTGAAGTCACCGGTGGCATGGGCGACGGCTCGAATACGCTTCGCTTCGTCGAAACTGGCGGTCACGACAACGTGGGCATTTCACTCGATAATGTTCAACTCGTGGACGCTGACAACGACACGATCGACGCCGGAGCAGGTGACGACACCATTACAGGTGGAGCTGGCGACGACACCATCGACGGCGGAGCGGGCACCGACACGATAGTGTACTCCGGAGCACAAGCCGACTACGACGTAATCAATAACGGCGACGGAACCTTCACGATTACCGACAACACCTCTGGCCGCGACGGCACCGACACCGTTTCAAACGTAGAGTTCATCCAATTTTCGGATACAACTCTCTCTATCGAAGACGCGGCAGCGAGCGCGCCTTCGCTCGACACACCTATCGCCGATGCCCACACCGACGAAGACGCGGCTTTCTCCGTAGACACATCAGCAAGTTTCTCCCAGACTGACGGGGACGCCATCACCTACTCCGCTACACTCGCGGACGGCTCTGCATTGCCTGAATGGTTGTCCTTCAATACCTCGACAGGCGTCCTCTCCGGGACCCCCGACAATGACGATGTAGGCACCATCTCGATAAAGGTCATTGCTACTGACGAAAACGGTTCCACCAGCGACACCTTCACACTCACAGTAGACAATACCAATGACGTACCTACCGTAACCTCCGCGATTTCAGACCAGAGCGTCACCGTAACAGTAGATTTCAATCTCGACGTGTCAGGAAATTTTGGAGACGTCGATACCGGCGACAGTCTGTCTTTCTCCGCGACCCTTTCAGACGGCTCAGCGCTGCCGGACTGGCTGACCATCGACTCGAATACCGGCCTACTCTCGGGCACACCTGGACTTGCGGACAACGGAGCGATCAATGTAAAGGTCACAGCTACCGACGAAGCTGGAGCGACAACCACCGATACCTTCGCTATCACAGTCGAGGAAGTTCCCGATCCGGAAGCAGGCACCTTCCTGATGAGCAGTGGACTCGTATCCATCGAAGCGGAAAGCTACGCTTCCAAAACCGACTCTGGCAGCGACACTTGGGCCGACTACTCAAACGGATCATTCTCAGGAGGCGAAGGCGTATACATGGCTAGCGGTGATTCCGAAAATCTTCTCTCCGCTAGCGAAGCCCAATCGAGTTCCTCGGA
This window encodes:
- a CDS encoding putative Ig domain-containing protein, which gives rise to MIDSNFDADNSIETISADGHSGVTVTGDYSNQTLDFSETNLDGIESISGGAGHDTVIGSDGDDTILASTGNDNLHGGAGDDTFLYTQGDGADDFHGGEGNDTVKATGDDTEIVIDSNFDAENSIESISADGHSGVTVTGDYSNQTLDFSETNLDGIESISGGAGHDTVIGSDGDDTILASTGNDNLHGGAGDDTFLYTQGDGADDFHGGEGNDTVKATGDDTEIVIDSDFDADNSIETISAEGHSGVTVTGDYSNQTLDFSETNLDGIESISGGAGHDTVIGSDGDDTILASTGNDNLHGGAGDDTFLYTQGDGADDFHGGEGNDTVKATGDDTEIVIDSDFDADNSIETISADGHSGVTVTGDYSNQTLDFSETNLDGIESISGGAGHDTVIGSRGNDTLKGGSGTDTLELEGVRSEYHVTDNGDGTYTVEDLVSGRGGIDIVSEFENFRFADGTFDAVEVLNDTPTLDSEIADQTTDEDAAFSLDISSSFSDVDEGDTLSYSATLENGDPLPSWLSIDSTTGVLSGTPENGDVGTLSVTVTATDSTGATASDTFGIQVENTNDGPTVIQSNQAGLKASYFNLGSSPSQLSDIDFDATPDYIDTVENVDFFLGGGAVYEGGPSDNVAIKYEGNIQIDASGSWNFRVSGDDGFRLFVDGQEVVDLDGLHSHQSATGNIELTEGQHSVELIYFERGGDSSLRLEWQGPNDSSYSVISSESLSIPDSTINASEDSTFSLDTSSSFSDVDEGDTLTYSATLENGDPLPSWLSIDSTTGILSGTPENGDVGALSVTVTAVDSAGATASDSFGIQVENTNDGPTVSAIADQTTDEDAAFSLDISSNFSDVDEGDTLTYSATLENGAPLPSWLSIDSATGVLSGTPENGDVGALSVTVTATDSAGATASDTFGIQVENTNDVPTASAISDQSVDRENAFSLDVSSNFSDVDVGDSLTYSATLANGDPLPSWLSFNTSTGQFSGTPSQDDSGTISVKVVASDGTAIAEDTFDIQVNATAVQSGDGDANAISGDDYDDEISGGKGSDTIQGGAGNDTIYGDDSDANPTTATNFIINGSFEDVAGGNNHSWGISKSSVQGWTDANSTDFEMHVSGWEGMDAATDGDYFLDMAESPGRMDISQTVQGLTEDASYTLSFDVGDRSGDLSNSMQVYFGGELIATIDPQAQDTWESFSFEVTGGMGDGSNTLRFVETGGHDNVGISLDNVQLVDADNDTIDAGAGDDTITGGAGDDTIDGGAGTDTIVYSGAQADYDVINNGDGTFTITDNTSGRDGTDTVSNVEFIQFSDTTLSIEDAAASAPSLDTPIADAHTDEDAAFSVDTSASFSQTDGDAITYSATLADGSALPEWLSFNTSTGVLSGTPDNDDVGTISIKVIATDENGSTSDTFTLTVDNTNDVPTVTSAISDQSVTVTVDFNLDVSGNFGDVDTGDSLSFSATLSDGSALPDWLTIDSNTGLLSGTPGLADNGAINVKVTATDEAGATTTDTFAITVEEVPDPEAGTFLMSSGLVSIEAESYASKTDSGSDTWADYSNGSFSGGEGVYMASGDSENLLSASEAQSSSSELTYEVNFEAAGTYYVWVRADGTQDGGSSGNDDSLHIGLDGVVATDDGGLSVGDGGLEWGSNSVNGGRVAITVTEPGQHTLNIWQREDGIAIDKIVISNDANYDPSSLNSGTGPEESAQQAGIVDQGPALIAQWKFDESSGTTAEDASGTNDGTYKNGTSLGSDGVLTAGTSASFDGVDDYVEISPSSDFQLSEGSFVISFNPSEISGQQTLFSRDSMNYDAGGHIDAYIESDGTLTVRIQSDSASYHISSDPGAITAGTNNQMALSFGSEGLELFLNGTSVATNAYTGGISENNEPITIGASQQYSGDGIADSLRDFFQGTIDNFEIYDSQIDSTFAQSLYSQVEEPDQTYIGTSANETITTGSGDDYIEAGGGSDTINAGDGDDTINIGTNQNPYGTTIDGGDGWDTLDLEIGGYTLDFTSIDNANITNIEQINIDGGTSDTLRISAEDVLDMTDGNNRLFVDGDSSDSVEIESTYASQGTENIEGTNYNHYYDVNTDTHLYINTDITDTHTF